In the Topomyia yanbarensis strain Yona2022 chromosome 3, ASM3024719v1, whole genome shotgun sequence genome, one interval contains:
- the LOC131688536 gene encoding microfibril-associated glycoprotein 4-like isoform X1 has protein sequence MATADLLSLLIFLVFTLCSASAENNEPNLGFGLELILTKLEQLELKLVALEQQNQLLVELLNKPCSKVVHKDTTILKQIDPPSSLIVTDELTDENEIYSSCSKVPLAKPGKYLLKPTETSEPFYGFCDENSHGKGWMVIQRRFNGTEIFYRNWTDYKTGFGSLDGEFWFGLDRIHLFTSTRKHEIMFDLMDFKGTSIYAIYKAFLIGSEAEGYAIKELGMFNGNYGDSFEYHKGMKFTTFDRDNDEHKINCAVLHHGAWWYRSCYKSNLNGKYVHGHDFQSMVWSTFQEGQGLQLSKIMIREV, from the exons ATGGCAACGGCAGACCTACTTAGCTTGTTGATTTTTCTAGTGTTTACACTGTGTTCTGCTTCTGCGGAAAACAACGAACCAAATTTAGGCTTCGGATTAGAGTTGATTTTGACCAAACTGGAACAGTTGGAGCTCAA ATTGGTAGCATTAGAACAACAAAATCAATTGCTTGTCGAACTACTGAACAAGCCCTGTTCGAAGGTTGTACATAAAGATACGACGATTTTAAAGCAAATTGATCCACCGAGTTCTTTGATCGTCACTGATGAATTGACTGATGAAAATGAAATATACTCATCGTGTTCCAAAGTTCCGTTGGCGAAACCGGGAAAATATTTGCTCAAGCCAACAGAAACATCGGAGCCTTTCTACGGGTTTTGTGACGAAAATTCGCACGGCAAGGGTTGGATGGTAATTCAAAGGCGCTTCAACGGCACGGAGATATTCTATCGGAATTGGACGGATTACAAGACAGGGTTCGGTAGTTTGGATGGCGAATTTTGGTTTGGACTCGATCGTATTCATCTTTTCACAAGTACCAGGAAACATGAGATAATGTTCGATTTAATGGACTTCAAAGGTACTAGCATATATGCTATATATAAGGCATTTCTTATAGGAAGTGAAGCTGAGGGGTACGCGATCAAGGAGTTGGGTATGTTCAACGGAAATTACGGTGATTCATTTGAGTATCACAAAGGAATGAAATTCACTACTTTTGATCGCGACAACGATGAGCATAAAATTAATTGTGCCGTGCTGCACCATGGCGCATGGTGGTACAGGAGTTGCTACAAAAG TAACCTCAACGGCAAATATGTACACGGTCACGATTTTCAATCCATGGTCTGGAGCACATTCCAAGAAGGCCAAGGCTTACAGCTGTCCAAGATAATGATACGAGAAGTTTGA
- the LOC131688536 gene encoding angiopoietin-related protein 1-like isoform X2 yields the protein MATADLLSLLIFLVFTLCSASAENNEPNLGFGLELILTKLEQLELKLVALEQQNQLLVELLNKPCSKVVHKDTTILKQIDPPSSLIVTDELTDENEIYSSCSKVPLAKPGKYLLKPTETSEPFYGFCDENSHGKGWMVIQRRFNGTEIFYRNWTDYKTGFGSLDGEFWFGLDRIHLFTSTRKHEIMK from the exons ATGGCAACGGCAGACCTACTTAGCTTGTTGATTTTTCTAGTGTTTACACTGTGTTCTGCTTCTGCGGAAAACAACGAACCAAATTTAGGCTTCGGATTAGAGTTGATTTTGACCAAACTGGAACAGTTGGAGCTCAA ATTGGTAGCATTAGAACAACAAAATCAATTGCTTGTCGAACTACTGAACAAGCCCTGTTCGAAGGTTGTACATAAAGATACGACGATTTTAAAGCAAATTGATCCACCGAGTTCTTTGATCGTCACTGATGAATTGACTGATGAAAATGAAATATACTCATCGTGTTCCAAAGTTCCGTTGGCGAAACCGGGAAAATATTTGCTCAAGCCAACAGAAACATCGGAGCCTTTCTACGGGTTTTGTGACGAAAATTCGCACGGCAAGGGTTGGATGGTAATTCAAAGGCGCTTCAACGGCACGGAGATATTCTATCGGAATTGGACGGATTACAAGACAGGGTTCGGTAGTTTGGATGGCGAATTTTGGTTTGGACTCGATCGTATTCATCTTTTCACAAGTACCAGGAAACATGAGATAAT GAAGTGA
- the LOC131688397 gene encoding uncharacterized protein K02A2.6-like, translating into MANIPVPAPLKLGVNDSEAIKIFRLQWTYYALATQVAEKPANQQTATLMAVMGVEGVMLVEELQLIEADPATPDAILKKIEDHLTPQRDKRMERAEFNTMCQNDEEKIEEFVKRLKKKATDCGYAVEEQKELLKDRLIAGVRDHQIRKELLKAGDIPLDDMVKKIKDHQQIEELAKKYERMTAVNDSSRDTFKLTTTKRMENNCRYCGGKHQKDKNKCPAFGKKCLECGKLNHFKKVCRAKTTKKRFRSKNVRQMEDHVGSTESSDDEEECEFVDIAKVDSVDTKDAGRIMVQLKVVDGTGTIKPLEIQVDTGARVNVLCYRDLKRVSAKVKIRSTKIKLRCYSGRIIKPKGRAELDIKLKDGTKTLTFLVVKKTRPPLLSAQSAIDLGIIKVHDIYIYNVNSLHQDCDELLRKYKDVFEGDGVFRGKFKIEIDDSVTAVQQKARRIPLAYLPELKQKIDDLEKRGIVEPVNKHMEWLSNLVLVKKGNKMRLCLDPAELNRAVKRVNHQIPTIEGLLPEFAKAKVFSVLDAKNGFWHLELDECSSDLTAFWTPMGVYRWKRMPFGISCAPEVFQKAQQQIFAGLRGVRCLADDAVVFGCGDTMEEAMLDHNRNLEEVLQRCRDRGLKLNREKAKIALTSVPFFGHILTNEGVKPDPGKISAVVNIHPPKNKKELLTFLGLATYLGRFLPILAEVSAPLRKLTRDTAEYIWDEEAADAFTRIKKLATEAPILRYYDPTEPLVIQCDASMLGVGCVLLQEGRPVSYASRTLNKTESNYAPIERECLAIVFACKRFDQYVAGRFVVVESDHKPLEDIFKKPITDAPLRLQKMRMTLQRYDVLVRYRKGSEMHIADLLSRTATETNKFPGGKVDTAFQEIADINVMEFINISDERFQEISTETKKDLTLNKLSQLLIEGWPERKSDLDDEMHIYWTNKNELSTHQGIIFKNGRVLVPKSLRKKMLDNLHIAHLGIDYTIRAARESFFWPGMSDQVTNYIRNCEVCMEFSGHQCKPPMTTHQIPEYPFQRVNIDLSEIKTDNKKLTIMVTADSYSDFVEVDFLSDTKTKTVVSACKRNFARHGSPEVVVTDNGPQFDNEEWLLQVCT; encoded by the coding sequence ATGGCGAACATCCCGGTTCCCGCTCCGCTTAAGTTGGGCGTAAATGATAGTGAGGCAATAAAAATATTCAGGCTACAGTGGACTTACTACGCGCTTGCCACGCAAGTAGCGGAAAAACCGGCTAATCAACAAACGGCAACATTGATGGCGGTTATGGGTGTAGAAGGTGTGATGCTAGTAGAGGAATTACAACTGATTGAAGCGGATCCTGCGACACCGGATGcgattttgaagaaaatcgaGGATCATCTGACTCCACAACGGGACAAGCGTATGGAAAGAGCGGAGTTTAATACAATGTGTCAAAACgatgaagaaaaaatagaagAGTTCGTGAAACGTCTCAAAAAGAAAGCGACAGATTGTGGTTATGCAGTGGAGGAACAAAAAGAACTGTTGAAAGATCGGTTGATTGCGGGAGTTCGAGATCACCAGATAAGAAAAGAGTTACTCAAAGCTGGTGATATACCACTGGATGATATGGTGAAGAAAATCAAAGACCATCAGCAGATAGAGGAACTTGCGAAAAAATATGAACGTATGACGGCAGTCAATGATTCTTCGAGAGACACCTTCAAATTGACAACAACAAAGCGGATGGAAAACAACTGCAGATACTGCGGGGGAAAACATCAGAAGGATAAAAACAAGTGTCCTGCATTCGGTAAGAAGTGCCTCGAATGCGGCAAGCTCAATCACTTCAAGAAGGTCTGTCGAGCGAAGACAACGAAGAAGAGATTCAGGAGCAAAAATGTGCGGCAAATGGAAGACCATGTAGGAAGCACGGAGAGCTCTGACGATGAAGAAGAATGCGAGTTCGTCGATATCGCGAAGGTCGACAGTGTGGATACAAAAGACGCTGGCAGAATCATGGTACAACTGAAAGTAGTGGATGGCACTGGAACAATTAAGCCTTTAGAGATACAAGTTGATACAGGTGCGAGGGTGAATGTACTGTGCTACCGTGATTTAAAGCGAGTGTCGGCCAAGGTAAAAATACGCAGCACAAAGATTAAATTGAGGTGCTACTCTGGAAGGATCATCAAACCGAAAGGTAGAGCAGAATTAGATATCAAACTGAAGGATGGAACCAAAACGCTGACATTCCTGGTCGTCAAGAAAACGCGACCGCCTTTACTGTCAGCGCAGTCAGCTATAGATCTCGGTATCATTAAGGTccatgatatatatatatataatgtgAATTCACTACATCAAGATTGTGACGAACTACTACGTAAGTACAAGGATGTTTTTGAAGGTGACGGTGTGTTCcgtggaaaattcaaaattgaaattgatgacTCCGTTACAGCTGTTCAACAAAAGGCCCGACGGATCCCCCTCGCATATCTCCCAGAGCTAAAGCAAAAGATTGACGATTTGGAGAAACGAGGAATTGTGGAACCAGTGAACAAACACATGGAGTGGTTAAGTAATCTGGTGCTAGTGAAGAAAGGCAACAAAATGCGGCTGTGCCTGGATCCGGCAGAGCTCAACCGGGCTGTTAAACGAGTCAATCACCAAATCCCCACCATAGAGGGACTGCTTCCGGAATTCGCTAAGGCTAAGGTGTTCAGCGTACTCGACGCCAAAAACGGATTTTGGCATTTGGAACTGGACGAATGTAGCTCGGATTTAACAGCTTTTTGGACACCAATGGGCGTATATCGTTGGAAGCGGATGCCATTTGGTATTTCGTGCGCACCagaagtttttcaaaaggcgcAACAACAGATTTTTGCTGGTCTTCGAGGCGTACGTTGTTTGGCTGATGATGCAGTGGTATTTGGTTGTGGAGATACTATGGAAGAGGCAATGCTTGACCATAATCGAAATTTGGAGGAGGTACTTCAAAGATGCAGAGACAGAGGACTGAAGCTGAACCGAGAAAAAGCGAAAATTGCGTTGACATCGGTACCGTTCTTTGGACATATTTTAACCAACGAAGGAGTGAAACCGGATCCCGGAAAAATATCAGCTGTTGTGAACATTCATCCTCCGAAAAATAAGAAGGAATTACTGACATTTTTAGGACTTGCAACATATCTGGGACGATTTCTACCAATACTGGCTGAAGTTAGTGCTCCTCTTCGGAAACTGACCCGAGACACAGCAGAATACATCTGGGATGAGGAAGCAGCAGATGCTTTTACACGCATAAAAAAGTTGGCGACAGAGGCACCAATATTGCGTTATTATGATCCCACAGAACCTCTCGTGATTCAATGCGATGCAAGCATGTTGGGTGTTGGATGTGTTTTGCTTCAAGAGGGTCGACCAGTGTCTTACGCTTCTCGAACACTCAACAAGACGGAAAGCAACTACGCTCCCATAGAACGCGAATGTTTGGCAATCGTGTTTGCGTGCAAGAGATTTGATCAATATGTAGCCGGACGGTTTGTCGTAGTAGAATCAGACCACAAACCTTTGGAAGACATTTTCAAAAAGCCGATTACGGATGCACCGCTCAGACTTCAGAAAATGAGAATGACGTTGCAGCGATACGATGTACTTGTTCGATATCGGAAAGGTAGTGAGATGCATATAGCTGATTTGCTGTCTAGGACTGCCACGGAAACGAATAAATTTCCAGGAGGAAAAGTGGACACAGCGTTTCAAGAGATCGCAGACATTAATGTAATGGAATTTATTAACATTTCGGATGAacgttttcaagaaatttcgaCAGAAACCAAGAAGGATCTCACTTTAAACAAACTATCGCAACTGCTCATCGAAGGATGGCCAGAACGAAAATCTGATCTTGATGACGAAATGCACATTTACTGGACAAATAAAAACGAGCTGTCAACGCATCAAGGAATTATCTTCAAAAATGGTAGAGTATTGGTACCAAAAAGTCTTCGGAAGAAGATGTTAGACAACCTGCATATAGCGCATTTGGGGATTGATTATACTATACGTGCAGCAAGGGAGTCTTTCTTCTGGCCAGGAATGAGTGATCAGGTCACAAACTACATAAGAAACTGTGAAGTGTGTATGGAGTTTAGTGGACACCAATGTAAACCTCCAATGACAACGCACCAAATACCAGAGTATCCATTTCAGCGGGTTAATATTGATCTGAGCGAAATAAAAACAGACAACAAGAAGCTGACAATAATGGTAACAGCAGACAGTTATTCGGATTTTGTGGAAGTGGATTTTTTGAGCGATACCAAGACAAAAACTGTTGTGAGCGCATGCAAACGCAATTTCGCACGGCATGGCAGTCCTGAAGTAGTGGTTACCGATAACGGACCGCAGTTCGATAATGAGGAATGGCTTTTGCAAGTTTGCACATGA